Proteins encoded in a region of the Limanda limanda chromosome 17, fLimLim1.1, whole genome shotgun sequence genome:
- the LOC133023406 gene encoding uncharacterized protein LOC133023406: MTPWFLVVLSAALSVSVVVLTLACVNCWRRRPLVSIRQTHASEDYTPSTEFHVRVNHPMQPSSDLSSIRSAPHLLSPPRVLSSSDGTQRHRSFTPTDTGSNPSYENPEDGPDYVNPDPNLPDSDVEDPGYIIVIPGCDALASSNQSRASTPSSDVRHDYVNLGEEEQEQEEEPDQDYLNVDPQLSQKAAAESSGLSNSDTDTDTDDEGNYVNQPPMIHSPQSLMGRRLTDRNQ, from the exons ATGACTCCCTGGTTCCTCGTGGTTCTGTCGGCTGCTCTGTCCGTCTCCGTCGTGGTTCTGACGCTCGCCTGCGTGAACTGCTGGAGACGACGCCCACTGG TGTCCATCAGACAGACCCACGCCTCAGAGGACTACACGCC ATCCACTGAGTTCCATGTCAGAGTCAACCACCCAA tgCAGCCGAGCAGCGACCTGAGCTCCATCCGCTCGGCTCCTCACCTGCTGTCCCCCCCCAGAGTCCT CTCATCTTCAGATGGAACTCAGCGTCACCGATCCTTCACTCCAACAGACACTG GAAGTAACCCCAGTTATGAGAATCCAGAAGACG GACCTGATTATGTGAACCCTGATCCAAACCTTCCTGACAGTGATGTAGAAGATCCAGGCTACAT catcGTGATCCCCGGCTGTGACGCGCTCGcttcgtccaatcagagccgagCCTCGACGCCCAGTTCAG ACGTTCGACACGATTACGTGAACCTCGGAG aagaagaacaagaacaagaagaggaaCCAGACCAAGATTACCTGAATGTGGATCCTCAGCTCTCTCAGA aagcagcagcagagtcgtCGGGTCTCAGCAACAGCGACACCGACACCGACACCGACGATGAAGGAAACTACGTCAACCAGCCTCCG ATGATCCATTCACCTCAGAGCCTGATGGGACGCAGACTGACGGACAGAAACCAGTGA